The following proteins are co-located in the Candida dubliniensis CD36 chromosome 3, complete sequence genome:
- a CDS encoding mitochondrial import receptor subunit, putative (Similar to S. cerevisiae TOM6;~In S. cerevisiae: component of the TOM (translocase of outer membrane) complex responsible for recognition and initial import steps for all mitochondrially directed proteins; promotes assembly and stability of the TOM complex) yields the protein MNVSGRIPPQGAKEEQSTFEKIKNSPAFTIGTQAALFGLGVLFIQSPLMDMLVPQL from the coding sequence ATGAACGTATCGGGAAGAATTCCACCACAAGGTGCCAAAGAAGAACAATcaacttttgaaaaaatcaagaacTCCCCAGCTTTTACCATTGGTACTCAAGCTGCTTTATTTGGTCTTGGTGTCTTATTCATACAATCACCTTTGATGGATATGTTGGTC